The Phaeocystidibacter marisrubri DNA segment GAGTAATAATCGGAACCAATGAGTCCTCTTTCTTCACCTGAGAAGGCAATAAAGAGCAAGTTGTGATTGGGTGCAATAGACGTTGCGTTGCGAGCGAGGTAGAGAAGTCCTGTCGTTCCACTGGCATTATCGTCGGCGCCATTGTGAATAGCGGATTCACCGCGGTAAAGAGAGTTCTCTCCGCCATAGCCCAGATGGTCATAGTGAGCACCAATGATGATGGTGGATTCCATGCCACGGTCGGCGTAACCTATTACATTATAGCCCATCACTTGCGCCGGCAAGAGCTGAACACTTATGGAAACTTCGCTTCCATCTACAATGTCTTTAGCATCAGCCATGAACCATGCGGGAAGTCCACTTGGAATACTAGAGTTGTACGAGCTTTGAGGCGGTTGAGCAGTACGGTCGGTTTGGGTGAAAACAACGCCCACAGCACCGTGTTCCTTTGCATTCGAAATGCGATAATCCAAGCCGTGATATTTCATGTACTGAGAGTGGGGGTGAATGCCGTCAGGTGAGGAGATGTCGATGATGGCAATTTTACCCTCCACTAACACTTCGTTGTAATCGTCGTGTTCCAGTTCTGGAGCAGTGATGCCGAAGCCTACGTGTACAGCTTCGCCCTTCGCTGTTGCATTCTCGGAAAAGCGAACAGGGAAAATGGTTTTGGAAGGATGATATTCCGCGTCTCCAATCTGCAATTGATTGGACTCGGGCATCATGGTCATTGCAATGGGAATGGGGAAGGCTTGGAAATAATTCTCTTCTCCCAGTGGAGCGAGTTCAGCATCCTTGAAAACATTCACGATGTGATTGGCTGCCACTATGATTTCACGGGAACCCGGAGAACGACCTTTCAAACTATCGGAAGCTAGGAAATAGAGGTCGGCACGTGCAGAGTGAATGTCGCCCGATTGAGCAAATGCACAAGGGGATAGAAGCGCTACACTGAAGGTTGCTAAAAGCCACTTTTTCATGGAGTTCAATTTTGAAGCCATGAACAAAGATAGGACTCTTAGGCTTGGACTTTCTTTTTGCGCTGGAAGAATAGGAGGAGAATTACCCCAACGGTAATGGCACTGTCGGCCAAATTGAAAATAGGTCGGAAGAAGACAAAGTGCTCACCACCCCAAAACGGCACCCAATCGGGTAAGAAGCCGCGGTAAATAGGGAAGTAGAGCATGTCTACTACGTTTCCTTGAAGGAATCCAGTGTAGCCGCCACCTACTTGGGATATGCCTGTATAACTGACCCATTCTCCCATTTCGGCATTGTACACAAGACCCGTGTCGAAGATCAATCCGTAAAAGGCAGAGTCAATCATGTTTCCAACCGCACCTGCAAAGATGAGGGCAATGGCTGTGAGTTGAACACTTCCTGCATTTTTAGCGATGGATCTTTTGAGCCAAATGAAAATCCCTCCAATGGCAAATAACCGGGCGATACTCAGAATGATTTTCCCCGTATTTCCACCCCATTCCAATCCAAATGCCATACCTGGATTTTCAATGAAGTGAATGTGAAACCACGATGTGATGGGCTCGCTGTGATTGTAGCCCATGGTGGTTTTTACCCAAAGTTTCAATGCCTGATCAGCGATGAGAACCGCCAATACAATGAGGAGAGATTTTTTCAAATCACTGTTTGTTTTTCGCTTCGATGCTAAGCGTTGCGTGTGGAACCAATCGCAGGCGTTCTTTAGAAATCAACTTTCCAGTAACACGGCAGATTCCGTACGTTTTGTTTTCGATTCGGATAAGAGCATTCTTCAAATCGCGAATGAACTTTTCCTGACGAGAAGCTAGCTGCGAAGCCGTTTCCTTACTCATGGTTTCAGATCCTTCTTCAAAAGATTTGAATTGAGGAGAGGTGTCCTCTGTACCGTTGGCAAGGTTGTTTTGGAATTGTTCGCGAAGAATGTGGAGATCTTCTACCGCTTTTTCCATTTTCTCCTGGATGATGGCTTTGAATTCATCAAGCTCTTCATCGGAGTATCTAACTTTTGGTTCGTCGCTCATGGCCTCTTTATTAAAACAGAATGTGCGAATATAGTTTTTTGCACCTCTTATCAAAGTGCTTTTTTCACTTACACCTTCACAATGTTAATATTCAGTTTGAATTCATCAATCTCTACCTCAGTGGCTTCGCTGTTTTCAGACCAGCTCCATCGTTCGGCAAGGACTTCTGAACATACATACGATTCGTTGGCCTCAATGGCTTGCTTCAATTCTTCAGAACCTGAAAATTCTATGGCAATTCGATCTGTTACATCCAATCCAGAATCTTTTCTGTGGTTCTGAACGCGGTTGACAACTTCACGAGCCAAGCCTTCTTTTGTCAATTCATCGTCTAGCGTAATGTCTAACGCTACGGTTACACCGCCTTCTGAAGCAACAAGCATACCTGGAATGTCTGCCGTGCTGATTTCTAGATCGGCTGCTTCCAAGACTACTTCCTGTCCACCCAGTTCGAGTGTTTTAGAACCTGTGGATTCAATTTCAGAAATAGCCGCAGAATCCATTTGGTTTACGGCGCCTGCAATTTGCTTCATAAGCTGACCGTACTTCGGACCGAGGGTTTTGAAGTTCGGTTTGGCTTTCTTAACGAACAATCCGGCAGATTCGTCTACAGCCTCAATTTCTTTGACATTGACCTCAGATGCTACTAACCCTTCTATGGCAGAAAGTCTCGCTTTGAATGCGTCATTCAATACGGGAACCATCACTTTGCGAAGCGGCTGGCGAACGCGAATTTTCTCTTTCTTTCTCAAGCTGAGAACCATGGAGCTCAATTGCTGAGCGAGCTGCATGCGCTTCTCTAGGTCAGCGTCAATGGCAGTGCTATCCACCACAGGGAAGTCAGAAAGGTGAACGCTCTCGGCCTTGTCTTTACCCGTAGCTGCGTTGAGGTCGCCATACAGTTTCTCCATGTAGAACGGAGCCAAAGGCGCACCCAATTTTGCAATGGTTTCCAAACAAGTATAGAGGGTTTGGTAGGCCGATAGTTTGTCGGTTCCCATTTCTCCTTTCCAGAAACGACGGCGACATAAGCGCACGTACCAGTTGCTGAGTTTATCGTTCACAAAATCTCCTACTGCGCGGAATGCACGAGTGGGCTCATAGTTCTCAAGGCCATCGGTAACTTCGGCAATGAGAGTGTTGAGTTCGGAGAGAATCCAACGGTCAATTTCGGGACGATCGGTGAGAGGAACGTTCTCTTCGCTGTAGGTAAATCCGTCAACATTGGCATAGAGTGCAAAGAATGCATAGGTGTTGTACAGTGTTCCGAAGAACTTGCGACGTACCTCTTCTACACCTTGTAGATCGAATCGAAGGTTGTCCCATGGCTGCGCATTGGTAATCATGTACCAACGTGCGGCGTCTGGGCCGTATTTATCCATGGTTTCAAATGGATCAATGGCGTTGCCCAATCGCTTGGACATCTTCTGGCCATTTTTGTCCAATACCAATCCATTGCTTACCACATTCTTGTATGAAATGCGATCGAATACCATGGTGCTAATTGCGTGAAGGGTGAAGAACCAACCTCTGGTTTGGTCTACGCCTTCGGCGATGAAATCAGCCGGGTAAACTTCGTTGGAATCAACGCGTTCTTTGTTTTCAAATGGATAGTGCATCTGAGCATAAGGCATTGATCCAGAGTCAAACCACACATCAATCAAGTCGGCTTCGCGCTTCATTGGTTTGCCTGTAGAGCTCACCAAAAGAATGCGATCGGCATACGGACGGTGAAGGTCTACTTTGTCGTAGTTTGCTTCTTCCATATTGCCCACTTCAAAGTCGGCGTATGGATTCTCTTCCATGACACCGGCTTCAACAGCCTTGTTGATTTCGGTCATCAATTCTTCCATAGAGCCTACAACAATGCGCTCATCGCCTTCTTCGGTACTCCAAATAGGAAGTGGAATGCCCCAGAAGCGAGAACGGCTGAGGTTCCAATCGTTTAAGTTTTCCAACCAGTTGCCAAAGCGCCCTGTTCCAGTGCTTGCTGGCTTCCAGTTAATGGTTTTATTGAGTTCAATCAAGCGATCTTTAACGGCTGTAGATCGAATGAACCAGCTGTCCAATGGATAGTAAAGCACCGGTTTATCGGTTCTCCAACAGTGCGGATAGCTGTGAACGTATTTCTGAACTTTAAATGCGCGGTTGGCGGTTTTGAGGTGGATGGCGATTTCTTCATCTACACCCAATTCTGGCATTTCATCGTCGTTGTAGTACTCCTTTTTCACGTACTTGCCACCGTGCTCGCCCACGCTTTCGACGAATCTACCTTGAAGGTCAACCAATGGAACGGGGTTGCCATTTTCGTCGAGAATCAACATACCCGGAACGCCGGCCGCTTTGGCAACCTTGGCGTCATCTGCACCAAAGGTTGGAGCGGTGTGAACGATACCCGTACCGTCTTCGGTGGTAACGAAATCACCTGGAATTACGCGAAACGCTTTGTCCGCATCTTCAAAAGGCAGTGCCCATGGAAGGAGTTGTTCGTAGTTCAAGCCCACCAATTCTGAACCGGTGAAAGTGCGAACTACATTCCAAGGAATATTCTTCTTGTTGCCATCCCAATCCGCAACCTCTCCTTTGTGATCTTCTTTCAGGTAACTGCTCAATAGAGCGGTTGCCAAAACCACTTGTATAGGATCTCCTGTGTACGGGTTGTAAGTGCGTACAAGGCTGTATTCAATCTTTGGACCTACCGTTAGGGCAGTGTTTGAAGGCAGTGTCCACGGAGTGGTTGTCCAAGCGAGTAGGAAGGTTTCATCGTTGCCAAAAAGCGCTTTCGATTGCTCGCTTTCAACCACTTTAAATTGAGCCGTAATGGTCGTGTCGGTTACATCGCGATAGGTACCTGGCATATTCAACTCGTGTGAAGAAAGTCCAGTTCCCGCCTTTGGCGAATACGGCTGAATGGTATATCCCTTGTAGAGCAGGTCTTTGTTGTGAATTTGCTTCAACAACCACCAAACAGATTCGATGTATTTGGTTTTGTAGGTGATGTACGGATCTTCCATATCCACCCAATAGCCCATGTCTTCGGTAAGCTTGTTCCAGATGTCGGTATAGCGCATCACGGCCTTTCTACAGGCTTCGTTGTACTCTTCTACCGTAATGGATTTGCCGATGTCTTCCTTGGTGATCCCGAGCTCTTTCTCCACGCCGAGTTCAACGGGAAGACCGTGGGTGTCCCAGCCTGCTTTGCGCACAACTTTGTACCCTTGCTGTGTTTTAAAACGACAGAAGAGGTCTTTGATGGTACGACCCATTACGTGGTGAATACCCGGCAAACCATTGGCAGAAGGCGGACCTTCATAGAATACAAAGCTCTCGTTTCCATCGCGGGTAGAGACGCTTTTTTCGAAGGTGTTTTCCTCTTTCCACTTCGCCAAGATTTCTTGGTGTACAGCGGACAGGTCTAAATGTGAGTATTCTTTATATGGCTTCGTGCTCATCGTCAAGGACTTTCGGCAAAATTAGATGCGCGAAAGTACGAAAAGCAGCTATGAAAGTGAAGCGATGTGCGGCCTTTGCTCAATCAGTGTATGACCAGCTAGTAAAGTAGGTGGGAAAGCAAAAATGACCAACCGGAGTTCACAGTGAAAACCAGTCGGCCATTTTACGTTGTAAAGAGGAGTAATACCGATTATTTGTTCGGTCTACTCGGGCGAACTTCAATTTTGCTAGGAAGTGTTCTCGGGTTCATTTTGAACAGATCCACGACAATTTCTCCAATGTCTTCAGGTTGAATTTTCCAGGCATCCGCATCCGAAGGTTCATGGTTGTTGAAATGCGTTGCAACTGAACCCGGCATAATGGTGCTTACATTGATACCATGGTCGCGCAAATCGAGCATAACGGCTTGCGTGAAACCTGTTAGTCCAAATTTGCTCGCATTGTATGCAGAAGCGGTTGGGAAGAAATTGGTTCCGGCCAAGCTGGAAATGGTAATGATATATCCCTTGGATTTTTTCAGTTCTTCCAAGGATGCTTTGATGGTGTAGAAAACCCCAGTTAAGTTGGTGTCAATGGTGTCGTGCCACTGTTCTTCGGTAAGGTCTTCAATCGATGCAAAATGACCTAGTCCGGCATTCGCAATTACATAATCAATCTGACCAAATGCACTAACGGTTGCTGCTACGGCCGCATCCATAGACGCTCTGTTTCTCACGTCGGCTTCAAGACCAAGCGCATCACTAGCTACAGATTTTGCCGCAGATTCTGCAGCGTCCTTTGAGCGTGAAGTAAGCGCAATTTTAACTCCCTGTTGATGGAGGGCGTGGGCAATCCCCAAACCGATTCCTTTCGATCCTCCTGTTATAAGTGCTACTTTTCCTTTCATCTGTGTGTATTCGTTTTCCTGCTAACAAAAAAACCGCCTCAGAGTTTGTCTGAGGCGGTTGAATTATAAATCACATTGATCTAGTAAACGTAACGAATACCAAGGGCAATGGTATTGATGTCGAAGTACGTGTTTTGAACGAGCCAGAAGTTTGGACGGATATCCAAGCTCAACTGTAGTGGGATATTGAAAGTGTATTCAATACCGATCTGGCCTGTAGCGCCTAATCCAAATCCATCGTGACCTTTTCCGTCGTAGTCGGTGTCGTGGCTTTCAATTCCCAATGAAGCACCAGCTCCTACATACCATTTGAAGCTGTTTTGAATAGGCATCACCCATTGGTAAACTCCAGAAAGGGCAATTCGACTGTATTTGTCACCCGAATTGATTCCTCCATCTATCTCCAAACGGTTTCCTCCAAATGGAGTTTGCCATGAAACTTCTGTTCCTACGCCTGCGCCGCCTCCAAATCGTAAACCGATCGCACTCTGAGCATTCGAATACAAGCTACCGAATAGCATGCACGCTAAAACAATGATTGATTTTCTCATAATCTCGCAATTAGGATGTTGTTGGTCTAATTAGTGTTCGATTAAAAATACGTGATTCCTGCGAATGTTAAAGGTTTTACAAGAATTTCTTCTTCGTGTTCTGTTATATTAGACCTATGAAAGTGACCATTTACGCACGCTTACTTCTTATTGTTGGCTCGTTTACCTCTGCTGCTCAGAGCGATATCGATTCAGTGAGCGCATTGGATACCTTG contains these protein-coding regions:
- a CDS encoding M28 family peptidase, with protein sequence MKKWLLATFSVALLSPCAFAQSGDIHSARADLYFLASDSLKGRSPGSREIIVAANHIVNVFKDAELAPLGEENYFQAFPIPIAMTMMPESNQLQIGDAEYHPSKTIFPVRFSENATAKGEAVHVGFGITAPELEHDDYNEVLVEGKIAIIDISSPDGIHPHSQYMKYHGLDYRISNAKEHGAVGVVFTQTDRTAQPPQSSYNSSIPSGLPAWFMADAKDIVDGSEVSISVQLLPAQVMGYNVIGYADRGMESTIIIGAHYDHLGYGGENSLYRGESAIHNGADDNASGTTGLLYLARNATSIAPNHNLLFIAFSGEERGLIGSDYYSEHPTVDLSKVVAMLNMDMIGRLSEDRELLISGTGTAVEWDDIIEGENTTSLAISSSKGGTGASDHTSFYQKDIPVLHFFTGTHDDYHKPSDDPDKINYKGLIEVADYIERIANAIPDELTFQKTNDAEQSTTPRFNVTLGIIPDYIFGGPGVKVDGVTDGKPAAKAGLLPDDVITQLGEYPIADIYAYMRALGAFKPGDSTTVKVLREEKEMEFELTF
- a CDS encoding lipoprotein signal peptidase — translated: MKKSLLIVLAVLIADQALKLWVKTTMGYNHSEPITSWFHIHFIENPGMAFGLEWGGNTGKIILSIARLFAIGGIFIWLKRSIAKNAGSVQLTAIALIFAGAVGNMIDSAFYGLIFDTGLVYNAEMGEWVSYTGISQVGGGYTGFLQGNVVDMLYFPIYRGFLPDWVPFWGGEHFVFFRPIFNLADSAITVGVILLLFFQRKKKVQA
- a CDS encoding TraR/DksA family transcriptional regulator; translation: MSDEPKVRYSDEELDEFKAIIQEKMEKAVEDLHILREQFQNNLANGTEDTSPQFKSFEEGSETMSKETASQLASRQEKFIRDLKNALIRIENKTYGICRVTGKLISKERLRLVPHATLSIEAKNKQ
- the ileS gene encoding isoleucine--tRNA ligase, whose amino-acid sequence is MSTKPYKEYSHLDLSAVHQEILAKWKEENTFEKSVSTRDGNESFVFYEGPPSANGLPGIHHVMGRTIKDLFCRFKTQQGYKVVRKAGWDTHGLPVELGVEKELGITKEDIGKSITVEEYNEACRKAVMRYTDIWNKLTEDMGYWVDMEDPYITYKTKYIESVWWLLKQIHNKDLLYKGYTIQPYSPKAGTGLSSHELNMPGTYRDVTDTTITAQFKVVESEQSKALFGNDETFLLAWTTTPWTLPSNTALTVGPKIEYSLVRTYNPYTGDPIQVVLATALLSSYLKEDHKGEVADWDGNKKNIPWNVVRTFTGSELVGLNYEQLLPWALPFEDADKAFRVIPGDFVTTEDGTGIVHTAPTFGADDAKVAKAAGVPGMLILDENGNPVPLVDLQGRFVESVGEHGGKYVKKEYYNDDEMPELGVDEEIAIHLKTANRAFKVQKYVHSYPHCWRTDKPVLYYPLDSWFIRSTAVKDRLIELNKTINWKPASTGTGRFGNWLENLNDWNLSRSRFWGIPLPIWSTEEGDERIVVGSMEELMTEINKAVEAGVMEENPYADFEVGNMEEANYDKVDLHRPYADRILLVSSTGKPMKREADLIDVWFDSGSMPYAQMHYPFENKERVDSNEVYPADFIAEGVDQTRGWFFTLHAISTMVFDRISYKNVVSNGLVLDKNGQKMSKRLGNAIDPFETMDKYGPDAARWYMITNAQPWDNLRFDLQGVEEVRRKFFGTLYNTYAFFALYANVDGFTYSEENVPLTDRPEIDRWILSELNTLIAEVTDGLENYEPTRAFRAVGDFVNDKLSNWYVRLCRRRFWKGEMGTDKLSAYQTLYTCLETIAKLGAPLAPFYMEKLYGDLNAATGKDKAESVHLSDFPVVDSTAIDADLEKRMQLAQQLSSMVLSLRKKEKIRVRQPLRKVMVPVLNDAFKARLSAIEGLVASEVNVKEIEAVDESAGLFVKKAKPNFKTLGPKYGQLMKQIAGAVNQMDSAAISEIESTGSKTLELGGQEVVLEAADLEISTADIPGMLVASEGGVTVALDITLDDELTKEGLAREVVNRVQNHRKDSGLDVTDRIAIEFSGSEELKQAIEANESYVCSEVLAERWSWSENSEATEVEIDEFKLNINIVKV
- a CDS encoding SDR family oxidoreductase, with translation MKGKVALITGGSKGIGLGIAHALHQQGVKIALTSRSKDAAESAAKSVASDALGLEADVRNRASMDAAVAATVSAFGQIDYVIANAGLGHFASIEDLTEEQWHDTIDTNLTGVFYTIKASLEELKKSKGYIITISSLAGTNFFPTASAYNASKFGLTGFTQAVMLDLRDHGINVSTIMPGSVATHFNNHEPSDADAWKIQPEDIGEIVVDLFKMNPRTLPSKIEVRPSRPNK
- a CDS encoding porin family protein, with product MRKSIIVLACMLFGSLYSNAQSAIGLRFGGGAGVGTEVSWQTPFGGNRLEIDGGINSGDKYSRIALSGVYQWVMPIQNSFKWYVGAGASLGIESHDTDYDGKGHDGFGLGATGQIGIEYTFNIPLQLSLDIRPNFWLVQNTYFDINTIALGIRYVY